In Panicum virgatum strain AP13 chromosome 4N, P.virgatum_v5, whole genome shotgun sequence, a single window of DNA contains:
- the LOC120670533 gene encoding pathogen-associated molecular patterns-induced protein A70-like, which yields MLEEAIPALWSAVHGFFTPAVLFVVLNIVIGTIAVTSKVAAPAAGAAEEDGAAAGAGAGGGQYRKLSRVPSMAFGRLRSFNLSRFAAPAPEPAVVGAVDLEYEQAPAPAVEKDEPVVQRVVEPEPEPEPETEEEPEREHEDAHAAAHVERSWSEAAAQAELPRLPARLLKSASDRSAFAHLEADEVEETVRAVEARRPATTREGARRAPAAEPEPEEEAEEAGAGGEVDALADAFINRFHHQLKLQRIESFIRHRETVRRGQAAAGGV from the coding sequence ATGCTGGAGGAGGCGATCCCCGCGCTGTGGAGCGCCGTCCACGGGTTCTTCACCCCCGCCGTGCTCTTCGTCGTCCTCAACATCGTCATCGGCACCATCGCCGTCACCTCCAAggtcgccgcgccggcggccggcgccgccgaggaggatGGCGCCGCTGCTGGGGCGGGCGCCGGAGGCGGGCAGTACCGGAAGCTGTCTCGCGTGCCCTCCATGGCGTTCGGCCGGCTCCGGTCCTTCAACCTCTCCCGcttcgccgcgcccgcgccggagcCCGCCGTGGTCGGGGCGGTGGATCTGGAGTACGAGCAGGCCCCAGCGCCGGCGGTTGAGAAAGACGAACCCGTGGTCCAGCGGGTGGttgagccggagccggagccggagcccgagaccgaggaggagccggagCGCGAGCACGAGGacgcgcacgcggcggcgcacgtggAGAGGAGCtggtcggaggcggcggcgcaggcggagctGCCGCGCCTCCCCGCGCGCCTGCTCAAGTCGGCCAGCGACCGGTCGGCGTTCGCGCACTTGGAGGCCGACGAGGTGGAGGAGACCGTGCGGGCGGTGGAGGCGCGGCGCCCCGCGACGACCAGGGAGGGGGCGCGCCGCGCCCCCgcggcggagccggagcccgaggaggaggcggaagaggccggcgccggcggcgaggtggacgcGCTGGCGGACGCCTTCATCAACAGGTTCCACCACCAGCTGAAGCTGCAGCGCATCGAGTCCTTCATCCGCCACCGGGAGACCGTCCGCCGCGGCCaggcggccgccgggggcgtCTAG